A window of the Polaribacter sp. HaHaR_3_91 genome harbors these coding sequences:
- a CDS encoding proline dehydrogenase family protein has protein sequence MNIFDNTEIAFSLKTDSQLERAYFLFRMIQNEPMVRIGSAVTNFALKVHLPVEGLIRSTVFDHFCGGVTEEDCMPIIDNMYNNGNVHSVLDYSVEGQDQEVSFDGALEKILKIINFCEEKQSIPYAVFKPSGFGRFELYQKLSEEKSLTQKEEEEWNRVVARFHKVCKVAIQKDVPLLIDAEESWMQKAADELIEELMETYNKEKAIVFNTLQMYKHDRMDYLKTLHAKAKEKGFYIGMKVVRGAYMEKERERAEEKGYASPICADKQATDINYDAAINYMMEQPKMALFAGTHNEDSSYLLMDLAKKHNIKENDKRLWFGQLFGMSDHISYNLANQGYNVAKYLPFGPVRDVMPYLIRRAEENTSVAGQTSRELNLLKTERKRRKL, from the coding sequence ATGAATATTTTTGACAATACAGAAATTGCCTTTTCTTTAAAAACAGATTCTCAATTAGAACGTGCTTATTTTTTGTTTAGAATGATACAGAACGAACCAATGGTTAGAATTGGTAGTGCTGTAACAAATTTTGCATTAAAGGTACATTTACCTGTAGAGGGCTTAATACGTTCTACTGTTTTCGATCATTTTTGTGGAGGCGTAACAGAAGAAGATTGTATGCCTATTATAGACAATATGTACAATAACGGAAATGTGCATAGTGTGTTAGATTATTCTGTAGAAGGGCAAGATCAAGAAGTTAGTTTTGATGGAGCCTTAGAAAAAATATTAAAAATCATTAATTTCTGCGAAGAAAAACAATCCATCCCGTATGCGGTTTTTAAACCATCTGGTTTTGGTCGTTTTGAATTGTATCAAAAACTATCCGAAGAAAAAAGCCTAACTCAAAAAGAGGAAGAAGAATGGAATAGAGTGGTAGCACGTTTTCATAAAGTATGTAAAGTAGCCATTCAAAAAGACGTTCCTTTATTAATAGATGCAGAAGAAAGCTGGATGCAAAAAGCTGCAGATGAATTAATAGAAGAATTAATGGAGACTTATAATAAAGAAAAAGCCATCGTTTTTAATACATTACAAATGTATAAACACGACAGAATGGATTATCTAAAAACATTACATGCAAAAGCAAAAGAAAAAGGTTTTTATATAGGAATGAAAGTTGTTAGAGGTGCTTATATGGAAAAAGAGCGAGAAAGAGCAGAAGAAAAAGGCTATGCTTCTCCAATATGTGCAGACAAACAAGCTACAGACATTAATTATGATGCTGCTATTAATTACATGATGGAGCAGCCTAAAATGGCTTTGTTTGCAGGTACTCATAATGAAGATAGTTCTTATTTATTAATGGATTTAGCAAAAAAACATAACATTAAAGAAAACGATAAGCGTTTATGGTTTGGGCAATTATTTGGTATGAGTGATCATATTAGCTATAACTTAGCTAACCAAGGTTATAATGTGGCAAAATACTTACCTTTTGGACCTGTTAGAGACGTTATGCCTTACTTGATAAGAAGAGCAGAAGAAAATACCTCTGTAGCCGGACAAAC
- the aroB gene encoding 3-dehydroquinate synthase, which produces MKSIKAVTYPVHFQDKAYKELSNLIATNNYSTLFILVDENTMEHCYPKFIPNLETDKRIEVIEIESGEINKNLETCVGVWNAITELGGDRKSLIITLGGGVITDLGGFVASCFKRGIDFVNIPTTLLSMVDASVGGKTGVDLGVLKNQIGLFANPEMVIVDTDYLTTVTDREIKSGTAEILKYGITYDLKLFNEIKDNKKLVISDLIHRSIEIKNEVVLQDPKEQSLRKILNFGHTLGHAIESFYLESEDKENLTHGEAIAIGMVCECFMSSKLIGFPTEKVNEVKDVVLSIYNKTNLLKEDFSAIMEMLKHDKKNVNGQVNFVLLNDFQDYKIDCKVPEELIVESMEFYNL; this is translated from the coding sequence ATGAAATCTATTAAAGCAGTAACATATCCTGTTCATTTTCAAGACAAAGCCTACAAAGAGCTTTCTAATTTAATCGCTACAAATAACTATTCTACGCTCTTTATTTTGGTTGATGAGAATACAATGGAACATTGTTACCCTAAATTTATACCTAATTTAGAAACAGATAAACGTATTGAGGTAATAGAAATTGAGTCTGGAGAAATCAACAAAAACCTAGAAACTTGTGTTGGGGTTTGGAATGCAATTACCGAATTAGGTGGTGATAGAAAAAGTTTAATTATCACTTTAGGTGGTGGCGTAATTACAGATCTTGGTGGTTTTGTAGCATCTTGTTTTAAACGCGGAATTGACTTTGTAAATATTCCTACTACCTTATTATCTATGGTGGATGCTTCTGTTGGTGGAAAAACAGGTGTTGATTTAGGCGTATTAAAAAACCAGATTGGATTGTTTGCAAACCCTGAAATGGTAATTGTAGATACTGATTATTTAACGACTGTAACAGACAGAGAAATTAAATCTGGAACAGCAGAAATACTTAAATACGGTATTACTTACGACCTTAAACTTTTCAATGAAATAAAAGACAATAAAAAACTAGTTATTAGTGATTTAATACATCGATCTATAGAGATAAAAAACGAAGTTGTTTTACAAGATCCGAAGGAACAAAGTTTACGTAAAATTTTAAATTTTGGTCATACTTTAGGTCACGCTATTGAGTCTTTTTACTTAGAATCTGAAGACAAAGAAAACCTAACACACGGAGAAGCAATTGCTATTGGGATGGTTTGCGAGTGTTTTATGTCTTCTAAATTAATAGGCTTCCCTACCGAAAAAGTAAACGAAGTAAAAGACGTTGTTTTATCTATTTATAATAAAACGAATCTTTTAAAAGAAGACTTTTCTGCAATTATGGAAATGTTAAAACACGATAAGAAAAACGTAAACGGACAAGTAAATTTTGTTTTATTAAACGATTTTCAAGATTACAAAATAGACTGCAAAGTTCCTGAAGAATTGATTGTGGAGAGTATGGAGTTCTATAATTTGTAA
- a CDS encoding outer membrane beta-barrel protein, producing MNFKKSVFLLLTLILSQLTTAQLSGKVIEADENYPLEYATVALYKSGNKELVTGVVTNFDGIFSFAGVKPGSYYLKTSFIGYQVSTSNAIVINKKGEKKDLGIIKLILGSGNELNEVVIKSERSAVVHKIDRQVFDTKKYQSTVGGNAVDVVKNLPSITVDGLGDISVRGSKGFTVLINGKPTQGDASTILAQLPANALETVELITAPSAKYDPEGKGGILNIITKKGAINGTFAQINARGGFPSIEEYDTKVLAERYGIDATVNKRTDNWNISVGASYQRNDITGRREGDMFIINTPENKTTFLPSDGERSFDEVTYNGRFNIDYTPNKKDTYSVGLFAGKRTKERLADIVYYDNHAISPIGGNTRDYTFSYYNHNLRIRKGDFALGSFDYSHKFDNDSKITTSILYEYTFLGGPTENDNLGSPDNSIVYQKEYNTNDNPLYGARFNLDYQWKPFSFGTLETGYQFRDLDHTGKFVYERDGFQVPEFSSDVSLKRTIHSGYAQVTGAKSKWEYAAGVRLESMDRVYKEALQSEVTENVYNYDFVKLFPSASLQYKINDKTNIKTAYSKRVERTTTFKMNSFAEREHSEVFEQGDNTLEPEFIDLVELGITKTLKGGNSLYATTYFRHVDNVINRVNTLAYEQSGAIIDSVINRVYSNVGKSNAIGLEIGATIKPTVNWTNSIGANVYNYAIDGVLNFNHRDGIDRSYNIDSKSTIYSFNLNSTYSFWENASVQFTFNYLSDRNTAMGEDSRFYSPNLTFRKMFMDDKLTATLQWQNMDMGLLNTNEQRITTSGVNFYTTTNYKYEVDMVSLNLSYTFNAAKNKSKFIDSEFGKKEF from the coding sequence ATGAATTTTAAAAAATCAGTGTTTTTATTGCTAACTCTTATTTTAAGCCAGTTAACAACAGCTCAATTAAGCGGAAAAGTTATTGAAGCAGATGAAAACTATCCGCTAGAATATGCTACAGTAGCGCTATACAAATCAGGTAATAAAGAACTTGTTACTGGAGTTGTAACAAATTTTGATGGAATATTTTCTTTTGCAGGTGTAAAACCGGGGAGCTATTATTTAAAAACTTCTTTTATAGGATATCAAGTAAGTACATCCAATGCAATTGTTATCAATAAGAAAGGAGAAAAGAAGGATTTAGGAATAATAAAACTAATTTTAGGTTCTGGAAATGAGCTGAATGAAGTTGTGATTAAATCTGAGAGAAGTGCGGTTGTTCATAAAATAGACAGACAAGTTTTTGATACTAAGAAATACCAAAGTACTGTAGGTGGAAATGCCGTAGATGTTGTTAAAAATCTACCTTCTATTACCGTAGATGGTTTAGGAGATATCAGTGTAAGAGGAAGTAAAGGTTTTACAGTTTTAATCAACGGAAAACCAACACAAGGAGATGCAAGCACTATTTTAGCGCAATTGCCAGCGAATGCTTTAGAAACTGTAGAATTAATTACTGCGCCTTCAGCAAAATATGATCCTGAAGGAAAAGGTGGAATTTTGAATATTATCACTAAAAAAGGGGCTATTAACGGAACTTTTGCACAGATTAATGCTCGTGGTGGATTTCCTTCAATAGAAGAATACGATACAAAAGTTCTTGCTGAGAGATACGGTATAGATGCAACCGTAAATAAAAGAACAGACAATTGGAATATTTCTGTGGGTGCCAGTTATCAACGAAATGATATTACAGGTAGAAGAGAAGGAGATATGTTTATTATAAATACTCCAGAAAATAAAACTACTTTTTTACCTTCTGATGGAGAGCGTAGTTTTGATGAAGTTACCTATAATGGTCGTTTTAATATAGATTATACACCAAATAAAAAGGACACTTATTCCGTTGGACTTTTTGCAGGAAAACGAACTAAAGAGCGTTTGGCAGATATTGTGTATTATGATAATCATGCTATTTCTCCTATTGGTGGAAACACGCGTGATTATACGTTTTCATATTATAATCATAATTTAAGAATTAGAAAAGGAGATTTTGCTTTAGGTAGTTTTGATTATTCACATAAATTTGATAATGATTCAAAAATAACTACTTCAATACTTTATGAATATACTTTTTTAGGAGGTCCTACAGAAAATGATAATTTAGGGAGCCCTGATAATAGTATTGTGTATCAAAAAGAATACAATACAAATGATAATCCTTTATACGGAGCACGTTTTAATTTAGATTACCAATGGAAACCTTTTTCTTTTGGTACCTTAGAAACAGGATATCAATTTAGAGACTTAGATCATACGGGTAAATTTGTGTATGAAAGAGATGGATTTCAGGTACCTGAATTTTCTAGTGATGTAAGTTTAAAGAGAACTATTCATTCTGGGTACGCACAAGTTACAGGAGCAAAAAGCAAATGGGAATATGCAGCCGGAGTTCGTTTAGAATCTATGGATAGAGTATATAAAGAAGCTTTACAAAGTGAGGTAACAGAAAATGTATATAACTACGATTTTGTAAAGTTGTTTCCTTCTGCATCTTTACAGTATAAAATTAATGATAAAACAAATATTAAAACAGCTTATAGTAAAAGAGTAGAAAGAACAACTACCTTTAAAATGAATAGTTTTGCAGAACGTGAGCATTCAGAAGTTTTTGAGCAAGGTGATAATACTTTAGAACCAGAATTTATAGATTTAGTAGAATTAGGAATTACTAAAACATTAAAAGGAGGGAACTCATTGTATGCAACAACGTATTTTAGACATGTAGATAATGTTATAAATCGTGTAAATACGTTAGCTTATGAGCAAAGTGGTGCAATTATAGATAGTGTAATTAATAGAGTATACTCTAATGTAGGGAAAAGTAATGCTATTGGTTTAGAGATTGGTGCAACAATAAAACCAACTGTAAACTGGACCAACTCTATTGGAGCCAATGTGTATAATTATGCTATTGATGGCGTGTTAAACTTTAACCATAGAGATGGAATTGATAGAAGTTATAATATAGATTCTAAATCAACTATTTATTCTTTTAACTTAAACTCTACCTATAGTTTCTGGGAAAACGCATCTGTACAATTCACTTTTAATTATTTGTCTGACAGAAATACGGCAATGGGAGAAGATTCTCGTTTTTACTCTCCAAATTTAACGTTCAGAAAAATGTTTATGGATGATAAATTAACAGCTACTTTGCAATGGCAAAATATGGATATGGGCTTATTGAATACCAATGAACAGCGTATAACAACCTCAGGAGTTAATTTTTATACAACTACAAACTACAAGTATGAAGTAGATATGGTTTCTTTAAATTTATCTTATACCTTTAATGCAGCTAAAAATAAATCTAAATTTATTGATAGTGAATTCGGAAAGAAAGAATTTTAA
- a CDS encoding helix-turn-helix domain-containing protein, which yields MRDKIDTYNKISEYNDIKIEEFDVTKRYTKPHKHNKYLEIVYFIKGTGFHHVDLKSYKIKPSTIFVIKRDEVHHWEITTKPKGYVIIIKEDFLQKTLDKFINIQLLKLQQVSKIKLSQKDISLKALFRSLTWEKNQEAVNREAVEGGLRALFSKLVKYAQIEKVESTDLVVLFTDVLSRTLKNNVNFYAERLNTTPQNLNAICRKEYDKSASDIIADYIIKEVKRRLIYTNEAISDIAYGLGFKDASHFSKYFKRYTKKTPKTYRLQNKSN from the coding sequence ATGAGGGACAAAATTGATACCTATAATAAAATATCTGAATACAATGATATTAAAATTGAAGAGTTTGATGTTACTAAGCGCTATACAAAACCGCATAAACATAATAAATATTTAGAAATTGTCTATTTTATTAAGGGAACAGGTTTTCATCATGTAGATTTAAAGAGTTATAAAATTAAACCATCTACTATTTTTGTAATTAAAAGAGATGAGGTTCATCATTGGGAAATAACAACCAAACCCAAAGGATATGTAATCATTATTAAAGAAGATTTTTTACAAAAAACTTTAGATAAATTTATCAATATTCAGCTTTTAAAATTGCAACAGGTCTCAAAAATAAAACTATCTCAAAAAGATATTTCTCTAAAAGCGTTGTTTAGGTCTCTAACTTGGGAGAAAAACCAAGAAGCAGTAAATAGAGAAGCTGTAGAAGGTGGTTTAAGAGCATTATTTTCTAAGTTGGTAAAATATGCGCAGATAGAAAAAGTAGAAAGTACAGATCTAGTGGTTTTGTTTACAGATGTTTTATCTCGTACGTTAAAAAATAATGTTAATTTTTATGCAGAACGTTTAAATACAACGCCTCAAAACTTAAATGCAATTTGCAGAAAGGAGTATGATAAATCTGCATCAGATATTATTGCAGATTATATTATTAAAGAGGTTAAAAGGCGTTTAATATATACAAATGAGGCAATTAGTGATATTGCTTATGGTTTAGGTTTTAAAGACGCATCTCATTTTTCAAAATATTTTAAACGGTATACAAAAAAAACTCCAAAAACTTATAGGTTACAAAATAAGTCCAATTAG
- a CDS encoding cold-shock protein, whose product MAKSQQTFSKSEKEKKRLKKRLDKQKKMDARKAEKDENGSTGIQFAYVDHNGNLTDTPPDPELKVEYELEDIQISVTKKEDLPEEDPVRKGKVSFFDSSKGFGFIIDLENNEKYFTHVSGLIDEIAENDKVSFELERGMRGMNAVKVKKV is encoded by the coding sequence ATGGCAAAATCGCAGCAAACCTTTAGTAAAAGTGAAAAAGAAAAAAAACGTTTAAAGAAACGTTTAGATAAGCAAAAGAAAATGGACGCTAGAAAAGCGGAGAAAGATGAAAATGGATCAACAGGTATTCAATTTGCTTATGTGGATCATAATGGAAACTTAACAGATACTCCACCAGATCCAGAATTGAAAGTAGAATATGAATTGGAAGACATTCAGATTTCTGTAACCAAAAAAGAAGATTTACCAGAAGAAGATCCAGTAAGAAAAGGAAAAGTTTCTTTCTTTGATTCTTCTAAAGGTTTTGGTTTTATTATTGATTTAGAAAATAACGAAAAATATTTTACGCACGTAAGTGGTTTAATAGATGAAATTGCAGAAAACGATAAAGTTTCTTTCGAATTAGAGAGAGGAATGCGTGGTATGAATGCAGTTAAGGTAAAGAAAGTTTAA
- a CDS encoding TetR/AcrR family transcriptional regulator: protein MENLLSALKISVPDKIFIKDPETSVLGKKIIEQGIQLIDEIGFEAFTFKKLGAKISSNESSIYRYFESKHKLLLYLSSWYWAWIEYQLVIETFSISNADEKLEKAIDVVTRNVKEDDNFLHINKPLLYNIIINESSKSFLTKEVDLDNKKGYFEVYKRVITRISNIILEVNKKYPFALSLASTIVIGSLHQHYLKYHFPLITNYKTSETPTNFFIHLVKATIK from the coding sequence ATGGAAAACTTATTATCTGCTTTAAAAATTTCTGTACCAGATAAAATATTTATCAAAGATCCTGAAACCTCTGTTTTGGGAAAAAAAATCATAGAACAGGGTATTCAATTGATAGATGAAATTGGTTTTGAAGCTTTTACATTTAAAAAATTAGGTGCAAAAATAAGCTCTAACGAAAGTTCTATTTACAGATATTTTGAGAGCAAACATAAATTACTTTTATATCTATCCTCTTGGTATTGGGCATGGATAGAGTATCAATTGGTTATTGAAACTTTTAGTATTTCTAACGCTGATGAAAAATTAGAAAAAGCGATAGACGTGGTAACTAGAAACGTAAAAGAAGATGATAATTTTTTACACATAAACAAACCTCTTTTGTATAATATAATCATCAATGAAAGTTCAAAATCTTTTTTAACAAAAGAAGTAGATTTAGATAATAAAAAAGGGTATTTTGAGGTCTATAAAAGAGTAATAACTAGAATAAGTAACATAATTTTGGAGGTAAATAAAAAATATCCGTTTGCTTTAAGTTTGGCAAGTACCATTGTAATAGGAAGCCTACATCAACATTATCTTAAATATCATTTCCCACTAATTACAAACTATAAAACATCAGAAACACCTACTAATTTTTTTATTCACTTAGTTAAAGCTACAATTAAATAA
- a CDS encoding peptidase domain-containing ABC transporter produces the protein MESKQLTPWQRFVGLLKLEKKDIFQIFYYAVFGGLVALSLPLGIQAIINLIQGAQISTSWIVLVILVTIGVIFSGALQLMQLRIIETIQQRIFTRASFELSYRFPKIKMNELRNDYPPELANRFFDTLTIQKGLSKILIDVPTALLQIIFALILLSFYHAFFIVFGILLLLLIYIVFKFTAQKGLETSLIESKKKYKVAHWIQEVARALVSFKLSGNTNLALQKNDNLVSNYLEARENHFKILMLQFIQMIGFKVIVTASLLLIGGALVLNQEMNIGQFVAAEIIILLVIQSVEKLIIGLESFYDVLTSIEKIGQVVDKELEAQEGDKPIFKDGLTVELEGVSFGVENREKHIIKNVSFTLKPKSRILIMGESGAGKSTLLHLIAGIMEPTSGNIYINNLSLSSLHLNHYRSQLGLSLSDETPFEGSIKNNLVFGNKEIKDEAIYEALEIVGLTQFLKEQPKGLETVLYPEGKQMSYTIAKKLILARAIIKKPKIMILEDPLDQFNLEETVRIINYLTDAKRPWALIVASSKKSWRTQSKETIILEKGEIKSIN, from the coding sequence ATGGAAAGCAAACAATTAACCCCGTGGCAAAGATTTGTTGGTCTTTTAAAATTAGAGAAAAAAGATATCTTTCAAATATTTTACTACGCTGTCTTTGGTGGTCTTGTAGCACTTTCTCTCCCTTTAGGCATACAAGCAATTATAAACTTAATTCAAGGTGCACAAATCTCAACTTCTTGGATTGTTTTAGTTATTCTAGTAACTATAGGTGTCATTTTTTCGGGTGCATTGCAATTAATGCAATTAAGAATTATAGAAACCATTCAGCAAAGAATTTTTACAAGAGCTTCTTTTGAGTTGAGTTACCGTTTTCCTAAAATAAAAATGAATGAGCTACGAAATGATTATCCACCAGAATTAGCCAATCGTTTTTTTGATACCTTAACCATTCAGAAAGGATTGTCTAAAATATTAATAGATGTACCCACCGCACTATTGCAAATTATATTTGCGTTGATTTTACTCTCTTTTTACCACGCATTTTTTATCGTTTTTGGTATTCTTTTATTGCTTTTAATTTATATCGTATTTAAGTTTACTGCTCAAAAAGGATTAGAAACTAGTCTTATAGAATCTAAAAAGAAATACAAAGTAGCCCATTGGATACAAGAAGTTGCAAGAGCTTTAGTTAGTTTTAAATTATCTGGTAACACAAATTTAGCACTTCAAAAAAATGATAATTTAGTTAGTAATTATTTAGAAGCAAGAGAAAATCATTTTAAAATATTGATGCTACAATTTATTCAAATGATAGGTTTTAAAGTAATTGTAACTGCAAGTTTACTGTTAATTGGTGGTGCTTTAGTTTTAAATCAAGAAATGAATATTGGGCAATTTGTAGCCGCAGAAATTATTATTCTTTTAGTGATACAATCTGTAGAAAAACTAATAATAGGTTTAGAGTCTTTTTACGATGTGCTTACATCCATAGAAAAAATAGGACAAGTTGTAGATAAAGAATTAGAAGCTCAAGAAGGAGATAAACCGATATTTAAAGACGGTTTAACCGTAGAGCTAGAAGGCGTTTCTTTTGGTGTAGAAAATAGAGAGAAACACATTATAAAAAATGTTTCTTTTACCCTAAAACCTAAAAGTAGAATTTTAATTATGGGAGAAAGTGGTGCCGGAAAATCTACATTATTACATTTAATAGCAGGTATTATGGAACCAACTTCTGGAAACATATACATCAACAACCTATCTTTAAGTAGTTTACATTTAAATCATTATCGATCTCAACTTGGTTTATCATTATCAGATGAAACTCCATTTGAAGGTAGCATCAAAAACAATTTAGTTTTTGGTAATAAAGAAATTAAAGATGAAGCTATATATGAAGCTTTAGAAATTGTTGGTTTAACACAATTTTTAAAAGAACAACCTAAAGGATTAGAAACTGTTTTATATCCAGAAGGAAAGCAAATGTCTTATACAATTGCAAAAAAATTGATTTTAGCTAGAGCAATCATCAAGAAACCTAAAATAATGATTTTAGAAGATCCTTTAGATCAATTTAATTTAGAAGAAACTGTACGCATTATTAATTATTTAACAGACGCTAAAAGGCCATGGGCTTTAATTGTAGCTAGCAGTAAAAAGAGTTGGAGAACTCAATCTAAGGAAACAATTATATTAGAAAAAGGTGAAATTAAATCAATAAATTAA
- a CDS encoding HlyD family secretion protein yields MLNISNNQVHKNLDLKDFKSGKIIFKKEYYKAFNKFLLVFACIGLVALFLPWTQNISGQGLVTTLTPNQRPQTIQSQIPGRIEEWFVTEGDFVKKGDTILRISEVKSDYFDNRLIERTSDQINAKSSSVDAYQGKVAALQRQVNALRKEQRLKIEQTRNKLLQAKLKVKSDSIDFEAAKTNSLIAEKQYNRTQTLQREGLKAVKDVEEKRLKLQATQAKLISQENKLLASRNNILNAQLELSRINATYTDKISKSQSDMYTAQSSGFDAKAQVSKLENSRSNYSVRNSLLYITAPQNGYINKAIKGGIGGTFKEGEDLVGIMPEKYDLAVETFVRPIDLPLLHIGDKMRVQFDGWPAIVFSGWPNASYGTYGATVIAIENFISTNGKYRVLIAPDTKDYNWPEGIRVGSGAKTIALLEDVPIYFEMWRQLNSFPPNYYQPKGTKTDAKKK; encoded by the coding sequence ATGTTAAACATATCTAACAACCAAGTACACAAAAATCTTGATTTAAAAGATTTTAAATCGGGCAAAATTATCTTCAAAAAAGAGTACTACAAAGCTTTTAACAAATTTCTTTTGGTTTTTGCTTGTATCGGTCTTGTAGCTCTCTTTTTACCTTGGACACAAAATATATCTGGTCAAGGATTAGTAACCACACTAACTCCTAACCAAAGACCACAAACCATTCAATCTCAAATTCCTGGAAGAATTGAAGAGTGGTTTGTAACTGAAGGTGATTTTGTAAAAAAAGGAGATACTATTTTAAGAATTTCTGAAGTAAAAAGTGATTATTTTGATAATCGATTAATAGAAAGAACTAGCGATCAAATTAATGCAAAATCCTCTTCAGTAGATGCATATCAAGGAAAAGTAGCTGCTTTACAAAGACAAGTTAATGCTTTAAGAAAAGAACAACGCTTAAAAATAGAACAAACAAGAAACAAACTTTTACAAGCTAAATTAAAAGTAAAAAGTGATAGTATTGATTTTGAAGCTGCTAAAACAAATTCTTTAATAGCTGAAAAACAATACAACCGTACACAAACCCTACAAAGAGAAGGCCTAAAAGCAGTAAAAGATGTAGAAGAGAAAAGATTAAAATTACAAGCTACACAAGCAAAATTAATATCTCAAGAAAATAAATTACTAGCAAGTAGAAATAATATTTTGAATGCACAACTAGAGCTTTCTCGAATAAACGCGACTTATACTGATAAAATTTCTAAATCACAAAGTGATATGTATACAGCACAATCTAGTGGTTTTGATGCAAAAGCACAAGTTTCTAAATTAGAAAATAGTAGAAGTAACTACAGCGTTAGAAATAGTTTATTATACATTACTGCTCCACAAAATGGATATATAAACAAGGCTATTAAAGGCGGAATTGGAGGAACCTTTAAAGAAGGCGAAGACCTAGTAGGTATAATGCCAGAAAAATATGATTTAGCTGTAGAAACTTTTGTGAGACCAATTGATTTACCTCTACTGCATATTGGAGATAAAATGCGTGTTCAGTTTGATGGTTGGCCTGCAATTGTTTTTAGTGGTTGGCCTAATGCTTCTTACGGAACCTATGGAGCAACAGTTATTGCTATCGAAAACTTTATAAGTACTAATGGTAAATACAGGGTTTTAATTGCACCAGATACTAAAGATTATAATTGGCCAGAAGGTATTAGAGTCGGTTCTGGCGCAAAAACCATTGCACTTTTAGAAGACGTACCTATTTATTTTGAAATGTGGAGACAACTTAACAGCTTCCCTCCTAACTACTATCAGCCAAAAGGAACAAAAACTGATGCAAAGAAAAAATAA